One genomic region from Mastacembelus armatus chromosome 21, fMasArm1.2, whole genome shotgun sequence encodes:
- the LOC113122908 gene encoding olfactory receptor 142-like: MENETVFQFNLTMYVNIGYYRYPAFVVCFLLFAIIVSANLVIILVISLERTLHEPMYVFIAFLSINSLFGSTGFFPRFLMDLLSDTHLISRPACFTQIYIIYTYGLYEMSILAIMAYDRYVAVCDPLHYHNKMTSRTVCKLAAFAWICPTFSVGLCLYLAIKLPLCGNNIEKIYCAMWNIAKLSCVTTVVNNIVGLVVATTEVILPLIYVLYTYFRIILVCRKSSSAFRSKVFQTCLPHTISFVTYSVSVICDVALSRINLEKLSPLYSIIVSLEFVMIPPLLNPLVYGLKLPEIRKNILKIFTRHALIISMFKGQVIQALCSSC; encoded by the exons atggaaaatgaaactgtgtttcagtttaACCTCACCATGTATGTGAACATTGGATATTATCGCTATCCAGCCTTTGTGGTGTGCTTCCTGTTGTTTGCCATTATTGTCTCTGCTAATCTTGTGATAATACTGGTAATATCACTGGAGAGAACACTACATGAGCccatgtatgtatttattgcatttttgtcCATTAATTCGCTATTTGGCTCTACTGGTTTCTTCCCCAGATTCCTCATGGACCTTCTGTCTGATACACATTTGATCTCACGTCCTGCTTGTTTTACTCAGATTTATATCATTTATACATACGGTTTGTATGAAATGAGCATCCTGGCCATTATGGCCTATGATAGATATGTCGCTGTGTGTGACCCCTTGCACTATCACAACAAGATGACTTCTAGAACAGTCTGTAAATTGGCAGCCTTTGCCTGGATCTGTCCAACCTTTTCTGTTGGATTATGCCTTTATCTGGCCATCAAGCTTCCTTTGTGTGGCAACAACATTGAAAAAATATACTGTGCCATGTGGAATATTGCTAAACTGTCATGTGTTACCACTGTTGTCAACAATATTGTTGGCTTGGTTGTAGCTACAACTGAAGTCATTTTACCCCTGATCTATGTCTTATATACTTACTTTCGAATTATACTTGTGTGCAGGAAAAGCTCCTCCGCATTCAGAAGCAAAGTCTTCCAAACATGTTTACCACATACCATTTCATTTGTCACTtattctgtttctgttatttgtgATGTTGCTTTAAGTCGTATTAATCTTGAAAAGCTAAGCCCACTTTATTCTATAATTGTATCTTTGGAGTTTGTAATGATTCCTCCACTTTTAAATCCTCTTGTGTATGGCTTGAAATTAccagaaattagaaaaaacattttaaagatatT CACCAGACATGCTCTGATCATCAGTATGTTCAAAGGCCAGGTCATCCAGgctctgtgcagcagctgctaa